In Magnolia sinica isolate HGM2019 chromosome 12, MsV1, whole genome shotgun sequence, a single genomic region encodes these proteins:
- the LOC131220781 gene encoding 2-succinylbenzoate--CoA ligase, chloroplastic/peroxisomal isoform X2, whose protein sequence is MELVGPTVLVVDESCYVWSLELQNYKNTKLQSLTSHVFLGDPSSSLSNYLNMVTTNTIKCLLDGPQAYDYRWSPKGIAMIIFTSGTTGRPKGVAISHTSLIVQSLAKIATVGYGDDDVYLHTAPLCHIGGISTCLAMLMVGACHVFLPKFEARSAVQAIEQYHITSLITVPTMVADLLSTLREERRWTGGESVKKILSGGGGLSNELLKGASHVFPNAKIVSAYGMTEACSSLTFMTNRDPTVQNPRKSLGTIPTIDIDPTPDMKGTLVGKPAPHIELRISVNDNGEDHAGVGRILTRGPHVMTGYWGQIPAEASDSGEGGWLDTGDIGWMDGCGDLWLVGRSKGRIKSGGENVYPEEVEAVLSQHPGVSGIVVIGAPHARLTETIVACVRIKENWRWTTDQNRDPWNEGKEQVLSGKILQSYCKMRNLTGFKIPKIFILWKKPFPLTTIGKLKRDEVKNEASAHLQFIHSHL, encoded by the exons ATggagctggtggggcccacagtgttaGTGGTGGATGAAAGCTGCTATGTGTGGTCCTTGGAgcttcaaaattacaaaaataccaaGCTACAGTCCTTGACGTCTCATGTCTTTCTTGGAGATCCTTCTTCAAGCCTTAGCAACTATCTCAATA TGGTCACTACGAACACCATAAAATGCctgttagatgggccacaagcatatgaCTACCGTTGGTCGCCGAAGGGCATTGCTATGATAATCTTCACATCAG GGACCACTGGCAGACCAAAAGGAGTCGCTATAAGCCATACATCTCTCATCGTTCAATCCCTTGCTAAAATCGCAACCGTtggttatggtgatgatgat GTTTATCTCCACACAGCTCCTTTGTGCCATATTGGTGGAATATCCACATGCTTGGCTATGCTCATGGTAGGAGCTTGCCATGTCTTCCTCCCTAAGTTTGAAGCAAGATCAGCCGTCCAAGCCATAgaacagtaccatatcacatctCTGATCACCGTCCCTACAATGGTGGCAGATCTACTGTCTACTCTCAG GGAAGAGAGAAGATGGACGGGTGGAGAGAGTGTGAAGAAGATTTTAAGCGGTGGTGGAGGGCTTTCAAATGAGCTTCTCAAGGGCGCTTCTCATGTCTTCCCTAATGCTAAGATTGTTTCAGCCTATG GGATGACAGAGGCATGTTCTTCACTTACCTTCATGACTAATCGTGATCCAACGGTTCAAAATCCCCGCAAGTCCCTTGGGACAATCCCCACCATTGATATCGACCCAACTCCCGATATGAAGGGCACCCTAGTCGGGAAACCTGCACCACACATCGAGCTACGGATAAGTGTGAATGACAACGGCGAGGATCATGCGGGCGTTGGGCGGATCCTTACTAGGGGCCCACATGTGATGACTGGGTATTGGGGTCAGATTCCGGCGGAGGCGTCAGATTCCGGTGAGGGAGGGTGGCTGGACACGGGTGACattggatggatggacggctgtgGTGATTTGTGGCTAGTGGGGCGATCAAAGGGCCGAATCAAGAGCGGAGGGGAGAATGTATACCCAGAGGAG GTTGAGGCCGTACTTTCACAACACCCGGGAGTTTCAGGCATCGTCGTCATCGGTGCTCCGCACGCTCGATTGACGGAGACGATCGTAGCTTGCGTTCGGATAAAAGAGAATTGGCGGTGGACCACCGATCAAAATAGAGATCCTTGGAATGAAGGGAAAGAACAAGTTCTATCTGGGAAGATCCTCCAGAGCTATTGCAAGATGCGAAATTTAACTGG gTTCAAAATACCTAAGATATTTATATTGTGGAAGAAGCCGTTTCCACTAACTACTATTGGGAAACTCAAAAGAGATGAAGTCAAGAACGAGGCCTCCGCTCACTTGCAATTCATACATAGCCATCTATGA